One window of Oryza brachyantha chromosome 12, ObraRS2, whole genome shotgun sequence genomic DNA carries:
- the LOC121056066 gene encoding probable N-acetyltransferase HLS1-like encodes MTSHPCAARPSKGSSKNSKNMALNDGATAIAMAKSEVLVREYDRERDMEAIEKLERSCEIGTGKGFSIVTNMMGDPLCRIRLFPLHVMMVAEVAGGEGKELVGVARGCVKRVATGLGGDDGGTVAAGYILGLRVSPLHRRKGIGSKLVKSVEAWAALHGARHVVAAADATNAASRGLFVGRCGYAPAARLYILVQPLADVRPVAAPRSDVRIERLAVEQAAVLYKRRFGGEPLCPSDVDAVLNAAPSLGTWVARFTGDGSDGAWACMSLWNTCASYRLQMVAPPPRPAGGGGRALLARIAAVAPTPPCMGGAGAGTPRGATCGEFGFVLAYGIDGEGDAPAVRALVRALWALAAVAARRVGAECKALVVEAAAGDPVARHVPRGRRASRVDDVWLVKAGGGAAALPAGRTRRRFVDPRDF; translated from the exons ATGACAAGCCATCCATGTGCTGCAAGACCAAGCAAGGGCAGCAGCAAGAACAGCAAGAACATGGCTCTCAACGACGGTGccaccgccatcgccatggcgAAAAGCGAGGTCTTGGTAAGGGAGTACGACCGGGAACGCGACATGGAGGCGATCGAAAAGCTCGAGAGGAGCTGCGAGATCGGCACGGGGAAGGGTTTCTCCATTGTCACCAACATGATGGGTGACCCCCTGTGCAGGATCAGGCTCTTCCCACTCCATGTCATGATG GTAGCCGAGGTCGCCGGTGGAGAAGGGAAGGAGCTCGTCGGCGTGGCGCGGGGCTGTGTCAAGCGCGTCGCCaccggcctcggcggcgacgacggtggcacCGTGGCCGCCGGCTACATCCTCGGCCTCAGGGTCTCTCCCTTGCACAGGAGGAAGGGCATCGGATCGAAGCTGGTCAAGTCCGTCGAGGCGTGGGCGGCGCTCCACGGCGCCCGCCAtgtcgtcgccgcggccgacGCGACCAACGCCGCGTCGCGAGGCCTCTTCGTCGGCCGGTGCGGCTACGCGCCGGCGGCCCGCCTGTACATCCTCGTCCAGCCCCTCGCCGACGTCAGGCCGGTGGCGGCTCCCAGGAGCGACGTGAGGATCGAGAGGCTCGCCGTCGAGCAGGCAGCGGTGCTGTACAAGCGGCGGTTCGGCGGCGAGCCGCTGTGCCCGTCCGACGTGGACGCCGTCCTGAACGCTGCGCCGAGCCTCGGTACGTGGGTGGCGCgcttcaccggcgacggcagcgacggcgcgtgggCGTGCATGAGCCTGTGGAACACGTGCGCGTCGTACAGGCTGCAgatggtggcgccgccgccgaggccggcaggcggcggcggcagggcgcTCCTGGCGCGGatcgccgccgtggcgccgacgccgccgtgcatgggcggcgcgggggccgGGACGCCGCGAGGCGCCACATGCGGCGAGTTCGGCTTCGTCCTCGCCTACGGgatcgacggcgagggcgacgctcccgccgtgcgcgcgctgGTGCGCGCGCTGtgggcgctcgccgccgtcgcggcgcgcCGCGTGGGCGCCGAGTGCAAGGCCCTCGTggtcgaggccgccgccggcgaccccgTCGCCCGCCACGTGccgcgcggccggcgcgcgtCGCGCGTCGACGACGTGTGGCTGGTGaaggccggcggtggcgccgccgcgctgccggcgGGGAGGACGAGGCGCCGGTTCGTCGATCCGAGGGACTTCTAG
- the LOC102706622 gene encoding solute carrier family 40 member 2, chloroplastic, with the protein MGMVTAAAALLASPPRETRLGRRRLYPVPGLRLRPSACCPRAGAKLRLSTFVPRCYITNVEVDVSTLNEEEALDDHPPLLPACAIPVVHLRDVPDSSPFPLHERAPHPTDFEELPVLSEGEQHTLAATPAHPAGLYALYASYLFGNLVEQLWNFAWPAALAILHPSLLPVAIVGFFTKLSVFIGAPIVGKLMDHFPRIPMYTGLNAVQVATQLISAAMVIYALKNVTSASTSTVVLKPWFIALVAAGAIERLAGLALGVAMERDWVVLLAGTNRPVALAQANAVLNRLDLLCETVGASVFGLLLSKYHPVTCLKIACGLMICSFPVLVILGQVINKFSCHALDSSRTLSDESICADLLDVRKIVQNGLSAIRNGWNEYKQQTVLPASVATVFLNFNVALAPGAIMTALLMHRGISPSIVGAFSGLCSIMGLVATFISSSLVERVGILKAGAAGLIVQASLLSVALIVYWTGSISQRTPLLIFLAAIALSRLGHMSYDVVGTQILQTGVPASKANLIGGMEVSISSLAELVMLGMAIIANDVSHFGFLAILSVSSVAGAAWMFCQWLGNPTDEQRELFMFDPHFQVEAI; encoded by the exons ATGGGGATGGtcaccgctgccgccgccctcctcgcctcgccgccgcgggagaCGCGCCTCGGAAGGCGGCGGCTTTACCCGGTTCCGGGGCTGCGGCTGAGGCCGTCGGCCTGCtgcccccgcgccggcgcGAAGCTTAG GTTAAGCACTTTTGTCCCAAGGTGTTACATAACAAATGTTGAGGTCGATGTTAGTACTTTAAATGAAGAAGAGGCTCTAGATGATCACCCGCCACTATTGCCAGCCTGCGCCATTCCGGTTGTTCACCTGCGAGATGTCCCGGATTCTAGTCCCTTTCCCCTTCATGAGAGGGCACCCCATCCTACTGATTTTGAAGAGCTGCCC GTCTTGTCTGAGGGCGAGCAACATACCTTGGCTGCCACCCCTGCTCACCCTGCTGGATTGTATG CTCTATATGCTAGCTATTTATTTGGTAACTTGGTGGAACAACTCTGGAATTTTGCTTGGCCTGCTGCACTGGCAATTCTTCATCCAAGCTTATTGCCTGTGGCTATTGTTGGTTTCTTCACAAAG CTTTCAGTATTTATTGGGGCCCCAATAGTTGGTAAACTTATGGATCATTTCCCTCGAATACCCATGTATACAGGATTGAATGCTGTCCAG GTAGCCACTCAGTTGATATCAGCTGCAATGGTCATCTATGCTCTCAAGAATGTAACCAGTGCATCTACCTCAACCGTGGTTCTCAAACCTTGGTTCATCGCACTAGTGGCAGCTGGAGCTATTGAAAGGCTTGCAGGATTGGCACTAGGAGTTGCTATGGAGCGGGATTGGGTTGTGTTG TTAGCAGGAACTAACAGGCCTGTTGCATTAGCTCAAGCTAACGCAGTGCTTAATCGACTTGATCTTCTTTGTGAG ACTGTTGGTGCTTCAGTTTTTGGACTTCTGCTGTCCAAATACCATCCGGTGACCTGTTTGAAGATTGCTTGTGGTCTAATGATATGCAGTTTCCCTGTTTTG GTTATATTGggtcaagtaattaacaaattcTCCTGCCATGCCCTTGATTCCTCTAGAACCCTCAGTGATGAATCTATTTGTGCCGACTTATTAGATGTCCGTAAGATTG TTCAAAATGGCTTGAGTGCTATCAGAAATGGCTGGAATGAGTATAAACAGCAAACTGTTCTACCTGCAAGTGTAGCTACCGTGTTTCTAAATTTCAATGTAGCACTGGCTCCTGGTGCAATAATGACTGCGTTATTGATGCATCGTG gtaTTAGTCCGTCGATTGTTGGTGCTTTTAGTGGATTGTGTTCTATCATGGGCCTTGTTGCAACATTCATCTCCTCAAGCTTGGTGGAAAGAGTTGGAATTCTGAAG GCAGGAGCAGCTGGATTGATAGTTCAAGCTTCACTCCTGTCAGTCGCTCTCATAGTTTATTGGACTGGTTCTATTTCTCAGCGAACACCTCTACTTATCTTCCTGGCTGCTATT GCATTATCTCGGTTGGGGCACATGTCATATGATGTTGTGGGTACACAGATTCTCCAAACAGGAGTTCCTGCTTCAAAAGCAAATCTTATTGGTGGAATGGAGGTCTCAATTTCAAGCCTTGCAGAATTGGTCATGCTCGGTATGGCTATCATCGCAAACGACGTCTCCCATTTCGGTTTCCTGGCAATCCTGTCTGTGTCATCGGTTGCTGGCGCAGCATGGATGTTCTGCCAGTGGTTGGGAAATCCTACAGATGAGCAGAGGGAACTCTTCATGTTTGATCCCCACTTCCAAGTTGAAGCAAT ATAA
- the LOC102706904 gene encoding pentatricopeptide repeat-containing protein At2g31400, chloroplastic — MATPTHFTPSQTHAAAAAAASHHPSATAAAAAAPAAAATATARLHASAPAPASAAAAALCQPPFPGAACPPAQSPIFGGPAAPWVVQQQQQHRHHHPQRAAAALGPEFRRARSTRNISKRSRGGGAGTQDRGGARGGLSAAAGRCVERLLRVAPDDRRALGATLASFRGELVAPDDYCQLLRELGDRDKSALRAFEVFHATLPLVGNGAVDKGKLLTASIGALGKMGRSDLARRAFDAGVAGGYGNTVFAHSALISAYARSGLANEAMGVLELMKGAGLRPTTVSYNAVIDACGKGGVDLRFTLGYFRQMLKDGLCPDRKTFNSLLAACSRAGHLEDARAVFDEMIHLGIGRDIYTYNTFIDAICKCGNMELAMQVLLDMEAKGVKPNVVTYSTLIDGYSKLEKYEEALKLCEKMKSLRIQLDRVCYNTLLAIYVKTGKYTEIANVCDEMEELGIEKDTVTYNSLINGYGKQGRLDIVSILVQDMRKRGIAPSVLTYSTLIDIYSKAGMHGDAFNVYLDFKESGLKPDVVLFSSFIDTLAKNGLIEWALSLLNDMTEMGIKPNVVTYNAIIDAFGKSKVITEDDPEVGDMGIVGVYGGQIVRVVNPMSRGGRPATEIRMRRSQELFFILELFQKMVQQGVRPNVVTFSAILNACSRCNSFEDAALLLEQLRLFDNFVYGVAYGLLVGSREVWSQAQSLFNQLGRMDSPTSSAFYNALTDVLWHFGQRRRAQQVVFEGINRRVWENTWGEFCLDLHLMSCGAAQAMVHAWLLNVRSIVFEGRAMPEFLSILTGWGKHSRIAGASTLRRVIEALLNSIGAPFQVERFNIGRFVSPSAVVAAWLRESGTVNILLLHDERVQQQAASPSPNHLVPRLQALQL; from the exons ATGGCGACGCCGACGCACTTCACGCCGTCGCAGACGCACgctgcggcggccgcggcggcgtcgcaccacccgtcggcgacggccgccgccgcggcggcgccggcggcggcggctacggcCACCGCGAGGCTGCAcgcctcggcgccggcgccggcgtcggccgccgcggcggcgctgtgcCAGCCGCCGTTCCCGGGGGCGGCGTGCCCGCCCGCGCAGAGCCCCATCTTCGGCGGCCCCGCGGCGCCGTGGgtggtgcagcagcagcagcaacatcgtcatcatcatccccagcgcgccgcggcggcgctcggcccGGAGTtccgccgcgcgcgctccaCGAGGAACATCTCCAAgcgcagccgcggcggcggcgcgggcacgcaggatcggggcggcgcgcgtggcgggctctccgccgccgccgggcgctGCGTTGAGCGGCTGCTGCGTGTGGCGCCCGACGACCGCCGCGCGCTTGGCGCGACCCTTGCCTCCTTCCGAGGCGAGCTGGTTGCTCCCGATGACTACTGCCAGCTCCTCCGGGAGCTCGGCGACCGGGACAAGTCTGCGCTCCGTGCGTTCGAGGTGTTCCACGCCACACTGCCGCTTGTTGGCAATGGCGCCGTCGACAAAGGCAAGCTCTTGACTGCTTCCATTGGCGCGCTCGGCAAGATGGGCAGATCAGACCTTGCAAGGAGAGCCTTTGATGCTGGCGTTGCTGGGGGCTATGGCAACACGGTGTTTGCTCATTCAGCTCTAATTTCAGCATATGCAAGGAGTGGTCTTGCGAATGAGGCCATGGGGGTTCTCGAGTTGATGAAAGGTGCAGGCCTACGACCTACCACGGTGTCTTACAATGCGGTGATTGATGCATGTGGTAAAGGGGGCGTCGACCTTAGGTTCACACTCGGTTATTTCCGGCAGATGCTGAAGGATGGCCTTTGTCCAGACCGGAAGACTTTCAATTCACTTCTGGCTGCATGTAGCCGTGCAGGGCATTTGGAAGATGCCCGTGCCGTCTTTGATGAAATGATCCATCTTGGCATCGGTCGTGAcatatacacatacaacacGTTTATTGATGCAATTTGCAAGTGTGGAAACATGGAGCTTGCTATGCAGGTTCTGTTGGATATGGAAGCGAAAGGCGTTAAGCCAAATGTTGTTACATACAGTACACTGATCGATGGATATTCCAAGCTAGAGAAGTACGAGGAGGCACTCAAGTTGTGTGAAAAGATGAAGTCTTTGAGAATTCAACTGGACCGAGTTTGCTACAACACCTTGCTGGCTATTTATGTGAAGACAGGAAAGTATACCGAAATTGCTAATGTCTGTGATGAGATGGAAGAGTTGGGGATTGAGAAGGACACTGTCACCTACAACTCTTTAATTAATGGGTACGGAAAGCAGGGACGCTTGGACATTGTCTCTATACTTGTTCAAGATATGAGGAAAAGGGGTATAGCTCCTAGTGTACTAACTTACTCAACTTTGATAGATATCTATTCAAAGGCAGGAATGCATGGAGATGCATTCAATGTCTACTTAGACTTTAAGGAGTCTGGCCTAAAGCCAGATGTTGTCCTATTCAGCTCTTTCATCGATACATTGGCGAAGAATGGTTTGATAGAGTGGGCTTTATCTCTGCTTAATGATATGACAGAGATGGGTATCAAACCAAATGTGGTAACCTACAATGCAATAATTGATGCATTTGGCAAGTCAAAGGTTATCACGGAGGATGATCCTGAAGTTGGGGACATGGGAATTGTTGGAGTTTATGGTGGCCAAATTGTTAGGGTTGTTAATCCAATGTCTAGAGGAGGGCGTCCTGCAACTGAAATCCGGATGAGGAGGTCTCAGGAACTGTTCTTCATCCTGGAATTATTTCAGAAGATGGTCCAGCAGGGTGTAAGGCCAAATGTTGTAACATTTTCTGCAATCTTGAATGCTTGCAG TCGCTGTAATAGTTTTGAAGATGCAGCTCTATTACTGGAACAGCTTCGCTTGTTTGATAACTTTGTCTATGGTGTTGCTTATGGGCTTCTGGTGGGTTCTCGAGAAGTTTGGTCACAAGCACAGTCACTTTTTAATCAGTTAGGACGCATGGACTCCCCAACGTCCTCTGCCTTTTACAATGCACTCACTGATGTGCTATGGCATTTTGGCCAG AGGCGAAGGGCTCAGCAAGTTGTGTTTGAAGGGATAAATCGTCGTGTCTGGGAGAACACATGGGGCGAGTTTTGCTTGGACCTGCACCTTATGTCATGTGGTGCAGCTCAAGCAATGGTTCATGCCTGGCTCCTGAATGTGCGGTCAATTGTCTTTGAAGGACGAGCTATGCCTGAGTTTTTAAG CATTCTCACGGGATGGGGAAAGCACAGCAGGATAGCCGGTGCAAGCACCCTGCGGCGAGTCATCGAAGCGCTCCTGAATTCGATCGGAGCGCCGTTCCAGGTGGAGCGATTCAACATCGGCAGGTTCGTGTCGCCCAGCGCCGTGGTGGCGGCCTGGCTGAGGGAGTCCGGCACCGTcaacatcctcctcctccacgacgAGCGGgtgcagcagcaagcagcaagcCCGTCGCCCAATCATCTGGTGCCCAGGTTACAGGCGCTGCAGTTGTAG